The stretch of DNA TGGGTAATCTGGCATGATGTGGTGTCAAAAAAGCACATGAAGTGAGTCACTAGGAGCGTATGTACAAGTCAGAGAGTGgcctgattctctcccccatcccactgtggggggagcgAGCGACCGGCTGCGTGGGGCGTAGTTGctgtctggggttaaaccagaATAAGTACAGATCATTCAGTTCTGTagaagaagcagaagtgaaCAACAAAGTTTAGTGCTGTTACTATCACAACATCTTTCTTGATAAGGTGGTAATAGAAAACTAGTAGCAGGTCTCTGATCAAGAATGATGGACAGACGACAAATAGAAGCCAAACTAAGATGTAGTCATGACCTGAGAAGACATGCAATATGTGCAGTGTGTCTCAATACTTTGCTCTAATAAAAAATGTCTGTGCAGCCAGAGCCAGCATCTGACCTTCCACTTCTTTTATTCCCCAAGAAAAAAACGAAGACAGTTGCCCATCCTTGATGTATTCCATATCTGCTGCCAAATTCGCACTCCCCCACTCAGACATAATCCCAAAATAGGGTGTGATGCCTTTCCCGTTGACAAAGCCATAAGTCATGGTGAGCGAGACACTCTCAACATCCTCCaatcatttaaatgaaaatagctCTCCCCCTCTGTTTCCCACCACTTCAGCACTCATAATATCTCGCATTAATTAATATAGGCACTAGGAAGTAAGATGATGAATTACAAAAACCCATTAACCTGATTCTGTCCAAACCGATGACATATGGCAACGTGTACATTAGACAAATCTTCCTTGCTAATGTGGGAGTCCTCATGTCTGAACTCCATTAAAGCATCAGccccccaaaaatatttttaatgtatgtacGTATGGAATGTATATCAACATGCATGGATGGTGCATGCCTGAGGAAACATCAGAATTCATTAGATCAGTCTGATATGAGATATATTGAACAGGTTCCATCTGACATCTGTTACTGGGTTGTTCTGTCCACTCCCAAAGGAGTGAATCATATTGACAGGTTGAATTATATCTCAAGAgatatttttctcccctcctccaaaGGCCATTTGCAAACACGGCACATCCACTGCCTCTTAAAAGTGAGCTCATCTGGCACTGGGTTGCATTGAAGTCCTCCACCGTGCCTGAAGGAAGAATGCTTTTGGGTGGTGGGAACACGGAGAAGATGGGGTCTGTCCCACTGTTCCTTGGAATGCTAACCATCTTGACCATAACTGTGTACGTCCCATCTACACATGGAGAGCCTTTTTTACTACAAGGTAAGCTGGCACACAGACTAGATGACACAGGTAGGTGgttctctttttgctttgctttgctgcttgtcaTGGCCAATGCAACACTCGCAtgtctgtgaaagaaaataaaatgaacctTGAGCTACCCGAAACAATCAATTAACAGGGGTGCTATCCGGAGACTTGTGCATATTAGCATGAGCTAAAGCTGTCCTTCTGGTCTGCAGCTAGTCGTATGACACATTCTGCTAATCAGTAAAAATATCGGATCTGGTGAAATCTGGTAAGGGTagctctttctctctcaaaagaaaatttccaaagaaaaacattaaaataccaGAGAGTAGCAATTCTAGTATGTACCATATGAGATTTGACAGTTTGTAAATGTCAGTAGTAGGGTGCTGCTGAACTTTTCTTACCCACAAAACTTCTTTATATATGTTCTTCTccataatttaaattaatcttaGCTTGAACTTACTCTGCAGGGAAATGTCAATCATTAATCTTCTTCCTTAAAGAGACTtggcagtggaaaaaaaagagcagctaaATATAGGCTTGAAAATAacattgcttttcaaattatttttcctcttatatcaactatttatttttgtaatgacAACCAAAACATTCCTGAGGCCACTCTATCTAAATATTGCTTCTGTTTAGTTTTATTGGAGTGTttataggggtttttttctgtagcaaatCCCCCAAATGACTAAAAGtagctattttaaaatcataactGTCTCTCAGACCTAGGAACGAGGTTTATAGCACTCCATGCTAACTGCAAGTTTCACACAGAGCGTAGCTCTGCTGACTCCCTCGGGTTTACTTCCAGAGATCACAATCAggaccagcagctccagccGCAGGGTGAGGCAGCGTTGAGTCTGGCCAAATACTTGGAGCATCGCTTTGGCCAGGgcccctctgcttctgcagattTATGTGACTTTAGCTAATGGAGCTGATTCCCACATACTCTTGAGCATCCTTAAGGCTCATCTGGTACAATGTTTTGTCTCGTGTGTATCGAAAATAATTGCATTCATTCCACCGCAGCTATGTAGGGCTGATGGCTAAATGAGaacattttcccctttctcaccTCCTTGAAGGGAGTGAGTGAAAGTCCTAAAGATcttggaagaagagaaaataagcctttctgtataatttcttagtattttccatgcatttttttagGCATCTTCCAGGGCTTTGTAGAGTctgggtgtggggcaggggtgtTCAGAGCAAAGATTTTGGGGAATGGGCATTCTCTCTGTAAAGTCTAGCTCCCATTCTGTCATTCTCAAAAATGAATCCAACATTCAAGTTTCAGATGATTCTGGAAATCTgttcagcagagctgggagggtCTCAGAGCTGTCAGGGCTCTGCTTAGTCCCATCCCTTATGTCCGCTGGTTTCTGCTGAACCCTTGACCTCCACAAGCATTCATTTGAGGGCATAGCCACAACcgctaaagcaaaacaaaaccactgaaaaagcTCCCTGAAGGGGCCTCAAAGAAGGCCACATTGCTTCAGgacagcagcctggggaggttttcctggaaaacaaaaaaattctgcatgGTCTACAGCTACTGTAAGAGGTTTCCTCGAGGAGAAAGAGATTCACTTTAAACTCCTCCACACGCTGGTTCTGTTCAGAGGAATCCTTTAATACCTCTGGCAGTcggagcagccccagggctgagcGAGTGCCAGAGCAGACTGCGGGGCTGAGGGCTGCTCGGCACGGCACACACACATCAGCCCTCCTGAGGGGTGAGTTCCCACCTCTGTCAGCCCTGGCAAGGTGCGACTGGGGGGGACACCTGCAGTTTTGAGAAGCAAGGATCTCGCGGGTTGCTGCTTGGCTTTGCAGAGGCATCTGCTACATCCGCCTTGCAGAAGAGGTCAGGGCTGTCTAAAGCAAGGTGACGtctccagctctctgcagccagccttgctgatgaggctgcagcaggactggccagcagcccagagctggcagggagggctCCCCCGTCCTGCACCCCTTCACCACCCAGCCATCGCTGCCTGGACTTCTTATTCTGTGCTCATACATCATTGCCTTCCCCCAAGCTCCTTCCACCCTGAAAAAATGCTGATGGGAGATATTTTCCTTCTACTTCTTAGCcttcttaatttttgttttaatgttggGGGCTGGAGGATCCATCCTTTTTGTCATTAGAAAtcaaaaaagtgtattttatgtGCTGCAGAGAACCGAGTGCTTCCGGAGAGAGAAGACGCAAATCATGAGGACACACTGCTGACTCTGCTTCTTAATAAGAAGCTCGCATGGCGGAGGCCAGAAAATATTGGTAAGCAAAGGGGATGGGAGATCTCAGCTTCCTGAATCTGTGTTTGCATGACTGCAAGGAACCTGTTCCCCAGGTTTCTCAGAAATACCAGCTGCTCAGAAAGTGGAAGCACCCAGTATGGTACCAACGCATGATTAATGTCAGATGTTCTCCATCATGGGGCTCCTGGACCTGCTTTTGCAATGTGATGTGAAGCTTCCCAGAAACATGCACCCTAGATCCTCAGACACTTGACACTGAGCTGGCAAAGGAGCACGTGTGTGTACAAAAGTAATAACAAGAAGAGACGCTGCCGAGTCCCTGTGCCCCTGCTATCCCTGAGATGTTTGTGTACTATGCCTGGAGCATGAGCCAGCCTTGGGAGTCACCTCTCCACCCACACCCCATACAGCCCCATGTGCTATTGAGCGAGAGCTCCGTGTCTTGCAGGCATGCTAAAATCAGCAGCATCTTGTGAGCACACCGAGAGCATCTAGATTTTGCAGAGAGCATATGGCTGAGATCCCCTGGGGTCGGGTGTAGGTTGGGACAAGGGTAGTGTGAGCTCCTGTCTTA from Falco peregrinus isolate bFalPer1 chromosome 12, bFalPer1.pri, whole genome shotgun sequence encodes:
- the UTS2B gene encoding urotensin-2B, whose amino-acid sequence is MLLGGGNTEKMGSVPLFLGMLTILTITVYVPSTHGEPFLLQENRVLPEREDANHEDTLLTLLLNKKLAWRRPENIDWELAKKFEELEQLEKLKDQLSTEEGSEVAYALESLSASQPRKRACFWKYCI